The window CGTTGCTAGAGGCTATTTCATTTTCATTTACCTTCGTATATGTTGAAAACATTTGAGTTACTATTATTAAGAAAATAACAGAAAGAATCAGAAGGACTTTAATTATACCCAGTCGTGTAATAATTTTGTATATTGTAGCAGGATAATAACCTGTTTCTTCACGAGACATAATAATAAAAAATACGGTAAAACCGTATAATGCAAATACCCATTTTAAAAAGCCCGAACTAACAAACAGTAAATCTCCCGTGGACATAAATGTTTTTTGCTGAATAAAAATAAAAAGATTGTAAAGTATAACTAGAACTATAGAAATAGGAGTTCCGGTAAATACAAATTTTAACATAAAGCTTATTTTTTCTGCATGATCCATGAAAACCTCATAAATTATAAAATATTTCCCAACCATTATATAATCTGGAAAAGCTGTAGTCAAATATAAAGATGCAAATTTCTGCCTTGATTGTTTTGTACTATGTTGCTATAATACCTTTATATATATGGGTTTGAAATTATACTCCAATAGCTATGATGGAGAAAAGTAAGCGAGAGAAGAATATTTTAGAGAGAAGGTATCATCGGCTGAAAGTACCTTTAATATACTACTTGCCCAAGTTCCCTCCGAAGCTGCAGCTTTGAACCGTTTATTTTTTGTAGAGGCTGCCGGTTAAAACCGTTATATTTGAAAAAAGAGTCCGGGTAAGTTTATCCGGAAATTCGGGTGGTACCGCGAAGATAACCTTCGTCCCTTTATTGGGGCGGGGGTTTTTTATTTTGTGAAAGTAAGTAATGAAAGGAGATAATAGAAGTGATTGACAAAATCAGTAATTTAAGAGATGCTGCCATAGGCAGGATCAAAGAAGCCGTCAACAGTGCGGAGGTAGAAGAACTCAGAGTAAAACTGCTGGGCAAAAAAGGTGAATTAACTGAAATGCTAAAAGACCTCAAGAACATGGATATTGAGGAAAGAAAGCAGTTCGGGCAGAAAGCAAATGCACTGAAAACCGAGTTAACTGAGATAATTGAAGGAAAATTCAAGGAGCTTAGTGTAAAAGATGTAAAGAAGTCTTTATCCAGCGGATCAAACTTCGATATATCTTTACCGGGTACTAACTTCAAGCTTGGTTCTTTGCACCCTGTAACGATTGTACAAAAGGAAATAGAAAGAATATTTACCGGAATGGGCTTCAATATAGTTGATGGTCCTGAGGCAGAGGAAGAGTTCTTCAATTTTGAAGCATTAAATATACCAAAGCACCATCCGGCAAGAGATATGCAGGACACATACTGGCTGGAAAACGGCTCTTTGCTGAGAACTCATACATCTCCATGTCAGGTTAGGGCAATGCAGAAGTACGGAGCACCTCTCAAGGTTATTGCTCCGGGAAGATGTTTCAGAAATGAAAGTACTGATGCTTCTCATGAAAATACATTCTTTCAGTTAGAAGGAATGATGATTGACAAAAACGTGTCAATTGCAAACCTCATTTATGTAATGAAGCTGCTTTTGTCCGAAGTTTTTCAAAGAGATGTTAAAATAAGACTAAGACCGGGGTTTTTC of the Ruminiclostridium papyrosolvens DSM 2782 genome contains:
- the pheS gene encoding phenylalanine--tRNA ligase subunit alpha, which gives rise to MIDKISNLRDAAIGRIKEAVNSAEVEELRVKLLGKKGELTEMLKDLKNMDIEERKQFGQKANALKTELTEIIEGKFKELSVKDVKKSLSSGSNFDISLPGTNFKLGSLHPVTIVQKEIERIFTGMGFNIVDGPEAEEEFFNFEALNIPKHHPARDMQDTYWLENGSLLRTHTSPCQVRAMQKYGAPLKVIAPGRCFRNESTDASHENTFFQLEGMMIDKNVSIANLIYVMKLLLSEVFQRDVKIRLRPGFFPFVEPGFELDLNCMICGGKGCPTCKHSGWIELLPCGMVHPNVLRYGGIDTEEYTGFAFGLGLTRLAMMKYGISDIRVLNSGDLRAMEQFSVR